One segment of bacterium DNA contains the following:
- a CDS encoding 4-phosphoerythronate dehydrogenase, with translation MNIVADEQIAFVREVFSRIGKVQTLPAGAITATAVRHADLLIIRSVTKVSDALLRGSRIRIIGTVTSGIDHVDAGALRGRRIKLIRAPGCNARAVAEYVLAGIIAVAEKKGFVLNGKTIGIIGVGHVGSLVARFCRAMGMKLMLNDPLLAARSGIKKHRFKPIAEILNNADIITLHVPLTTIGRYATRHMVNDEFFARLKKKAVLINTSRGAVIDENALIRAIRMSKISALVLDVWEHEPGINRAVLDIADIGTQHIAGHSFLGRLRGTAMVYDQFYRVLGLKSSGGWSPLSLAPASRLQTVSVTWRENPEEEAIRKLVHKIYDPVSDGRKLRKYLKLPRSEQSRYFERLRDSYPLRPEFGEIRIACRQCPEGLIKKLTTLGFIV, from the coding sequence GTGAACATTGTCGCCGATGAGCAGATCGCCTTTGTCCGTGAAGTATTCAGCCGCATCGGTAAGGTCCAGACCCTGCCGGCTGGCGCTATCACGGCAACGGCGGTGCGGCATGCCGACCTGCTTATCATCCGATCGGTAACAAAAGTTTCGGACGCGCTTCTCCGCGGTTCACGGATCAGGATCATCGGTACGGTCACGAGCGGTATTGACCATGTGGATGCCGGTGCCCTGCGTGGCCGCAGGATCAAGTTGATCCGCGCGCCGGGCTGTAACGCGCGGGCAGTGGCTGAATACGTCCTTGCCGGCATCATTGCGGTCGCGGAAAAAAAGGGTTTTGTACTGAACGGCAAGACCATTGGGATCATTGGCGTCGGTCATGTAGGGTCCCTGGTCGCCCGGTTCTGCCGGGCCATGGGAATGAAACTGATGCTTAACGACCCACTGCTCGCGGCAAGATCAGGAATTAAAAAACACCGGTTCAAACCGATCGCCGAGATCCTGAATAATGCCGATATCATTACCCTGCATGTGCCCCTGACCACTATTGGCAGATACGCCACCCGGCATATGGTCAATGATGAATTTTTCGCGCGGTTAAAGAAAAAAGCCGTCCTTATTAACACATCGCGGGGAGCGGTCATAGATGAAAACGCTCTGATCAGAGCCATACGGATGAGCAAGATCAGCGCGCTTGTGCTTGATGTCTGGGAACATGAACCCGGGATCAACCGTGCCGTGCTCGATATCGCCGATATCGGAACTCAACATATCGCCGGGCATTCATTCCTGGGCCGGCTTCGCGGTACAGCCATGGTCTATGACCAGTTCTACCGGGTCCTTGGTCTTAAAAGTTCAGGGGGCTGGTCTCCCCTGAGCCTTGCTCCGGCAAGCCGTCTCCAAACCGTATCAGTTACGTGGCGCGAAAATCCGGAGGAAGAAGCAATCCGGAAACTTGTTCATAAGATCTACGATCCAGTGTCAGATGGCCGTAAATTGCGAAAGTATCTGAAATTACCGCGGTCAGAGCAGTCCCGGTATTTTGAACGCTTGCGCGATTCTTATCCTCTACGCCCCGAATTTGGAGAAATCCGGATCGCCTGCCGGCAATGTCCTGAAGGTCTAATAAAAAAGTTGACCACACTTGGGTTTATCGTCTGA
- a CDS encoding cupin domain-containing protein has product MKIINLKDCKQFTVGDGSFLREVFNPKKDNLNIRYSLAQAQVQTGQKTKPHKLKYSEIYYVLRGVGIMHIDKEENVVRENDAVYIPPGTVQWVENIGKRTLDFLCIVDPAWEPECEEIMK; this is encoded by the coding sequence ATGAAAATAATAAATTTGAAAGACTGTAAACAATTCACCGTCGGTGACGGGTCATTCCTGCGGGAAGTCTTCAATCCTAAAAAAGACAATTTGAACATCCGCTACAGTCTAGCCCAGGCGCAGGTTCAAACCGGGCAAAAGACCAAACCGCACAAACTGAAGTATTCTGAGATCTATTATGTACTCAGGGGCGTCGGCATTATGCATATTGACAAAGAGGAAAACGTGGTCAGGGAGAACGATGCGGTTTATATTCCGCCGGGTACGGTGCAATGGGTGGAAAACATCGGGAAAAGAACGCTTGATTTTTTATGCATCGTTGATCCAGCCTGGGAACCGGAGTGCGAAGAAATAATGAAGTGA
- the rsxC gene encoding electron transport complex subunit RsxC — protein sequence MFDLFASGLKLKSQKITSGQAIEVMPPPKKVHIPFSQHQGNPARPVVSIGDHVKAGTVIAEAEGFVSVPVHASISGTVTAVQRHPHPVLGHSLACTVEADESDEWKNPAQTHQSYENLPVPELLKKIKGAGVVGLGGGAFPTHVKLAPPDDIKIDTLLINGCECEPMLTADYRLMLEYPVGIVEGAKIFQKILGTPKLVFVLENNKTGAAHALEKEGAVVRIIRARYPAGHEKQLIKSVLRRTVPLEKLPWHAGCVVQNIATCHAAFQAIRFGKPLIERVITVSGEGVREPKNIMVRIGTPLEDIINFCGGYAAKPRKIIFGGPMMGIAQFAPDVPVIKCTTGIIVKLRERSEPETSCVRCARCVDVCPMKLMPCEMVKYVKHNEFNKADDLGTRACIECGCCAYVCPAKIPLVHYFKYGKTEIQRIRS from the coding sequence ATGTTCGATCTATTCGCATCCGGACTTAAACTGAAAAGCCAAAAGATAACAAGCGGTCAGGCGATCGAAGTCATGCCCCCGCCAAAAAAAGTTCATATCCCATTTTCCCAGCACCAGGGCAACCCAGCCCGGCCTGTCGTCAGCATCGGCGATCATGTCAAAGCCGGCACCGTGATCGCAGAGGCCGAAGGGTTTGTATCGGTACCAGTGCATGCCAGCATTTCCGGCACGGTCACCGCCGTTCAAAGGCACCCCCATCCGGTCCTGGGACATAGCCTGGCCTGCACCGTGGAAGCGGATGAAAGCGATGAATGGAAAAATCCTGCGCAGACTCATCAATCCTATGAAAACCTTCCAGTCCCGGAACTGCTCAAGAAGATAAAAGGAGCCGGTGTGGTCGGCCTGGGCGGCGGTGCCTTCCCGACCCATGTAAAACTTGCGCCCCCCGATGACATCAAGATCGACACGCTGCTTATCAACGGCTGTGAATGCGAACCCATGCTTACCGCAGATTACCGCCTTATGCTGGAATACCCGGTGGGCATCGTGGAGGGCGCGAAAATATTCCAGAAAATACTGGGGACACCGAAACTTGTCTTTGTGCTCGAAAACAACAAAACCGGCGCTGCCCACGCCCTGGAAAAAGAAGGGGCGGTAGTGCGCATCATAAGAGCACGCTACCCGGCTGGTCATGAAAAACAACTCATCAAGAGCGTTCTAAGGCGCACCGTGCCTCTCGAGAAATTACCCTGGCACGCCGGTTGTGTCGTTCAGAATATCGCGACCTGCCATGCCGCGTTCCAGGCGATCCGTTTCGGCAAACCGCTGATCGAGCGGGTAATAACGGTCTCGGGCGAAGGGGTCAGAGAACCGAAGAACATCATGGTGCGCATCGGGACACCGCTCGAAGATATCATAAACTTCTGCGGCGGCTATGCGGCGAAACCGCGGAAAATAATTTTCGGCGGACCGATGATGGGTATCGCCCAGTTCGCTCCTGACGTGCCGGTCATCAAGTGCACGACCGGCATAATCGTAAAATTACGGGAACGTTCTGAACCGGAAACCTCCTGCGTCCGGTGCGCGCGGTGCGTCGATGTCTGCCCGATGAAACTCATGCCCTGCGAAATGGTCAAATATGTCAAACACAACGAATTCAACAAGGCCGATGATCTCGGTACGCGCGCCTGCATTGAATGCGGCTGCTGCGCTTATGTCTGCCCGGCTAAGATACCGCTCGTCCATTACTTCAAATACGGCAAGACCGAGATCCAGAGAATAAGGTCATGA
- a CDS encoding RnfABCDGE type electron transport complex subunit D: protein MKQTKDQGPGTSRSRSGDRENDLLTVSASPHMRAPYSTRRAMQLVIIALVPVFAASVFFFGYKALLVTLVSVASCIGWEVLSQRVMNRPVTVSDGSAVITGMLLAFNLPPGVPLWIPVAGSFFAIVVVKQLFGGLGSNFVNPALAGRVFLMASWPALMTTGWLAPAYGTVSGMDAVTAATPLSLMKNAALYGDPSYIIQGLNSWSTLRHLFLGSVGGCTGETSALVLIITGLFLVIVRLTDFRIVTGYLATFIVLVLVLPVHGNLWFQLFSGGLLLGAFFMATDWVTTPVTKTGRWIFGIGCGIFTVLIRLWGSYPEGVSYAILLMNICTPLINQLTGERIFGTPARIPFWTRHIRSVEVKK, encoded by the coding sequence ATGAAACAAACTAAGGACCAGGGCCCTGGAACGAGTCGGTCCCGGTCTGGGGACCGGGAAAACGATCTGCTGACTGTATCAGCATCGCCACACATGCGCGCGCCCTACAGCACGCGCCGGGCAATGCAGCTGGTGATCATTGCGCTGGTTCCCGTCTTTGCGGCCAGTGTGTTTTTCTTCGGTTACAAAGCCCTGCTGGTCACGCTGGTAAGCGTCGCGTCGTGCATCGGCTGGGAAGTGCTTAGCCAGCGAGTCATGAACCGGCCGGTCACGGTTTCTGATGGCAGCGCGGTCATCACCGGCATGCTGCTGGCATTTAACCTGCCGCCAGGCGTGCCGTTATGGATACCCGTTGCCGGCTCCTTTTTCGCGATCGTCGTCGTGAAGCAGCTGTTCGGCGGACTGGGCAGCAATTTTGTGAATCCAGCCTTAGCTGGACGGGTGTTCCTCATGGCATCCTGGCCTGCCCTGATGACAACCGGGTGGCTGGCGCCGGCTTATGGTACGGTATCGGGCATGGACGCGGTCACCGCCGCGACGCCGCTGTCGCTGATGAAAAATGCCGCGCTGTACGGCGATCCGAGCTATATTATCCAGGGCCTTAATTCATGGTCCACCCTGCGGCACCTTTTCCTTGGTTCGGTGGGCGGTTGCACCGGCGAAACATCGGCGCTTGTGCTCATTATAACAGGCTTGTTCCTTGTCATAGTCCGATTGACCGATTTCCGGATTGTCACCGGCTATCTTGCAACTTTTATCGTTCTCGTCCTTGTTCTGCCGGTCCACGGGAACCTTTGGTTCCAACTTTTTTCCGGAGGACTGCTCCTGGGTGCTTTCTTCATGGCAACCGACTGGGTAACAACGCCCGTGACCAAAACCGGACGCTGGATATTCGGGATCGGCTGCGGCATTTTTACGGTCTTGATCCGTTTGTGGGGCAGTTATCCGGAAGGCGTATCCTACGCCATTCTACTCATGAATATCTGCACGCCGCTGATTAACCAGCTGACCGGGGAAAGGATCTTCGGCACACCGGCGCGCATACCGTTCTGGACGCGTCATATTAGATCAGTGGAGGTAAAAAAATGA
- a CDS encoding FMN-binding protein: protein MKLSGKVIPLIMLAAVICLSIFVLSFVYAFTEAPADTAANRIAFADLHRVIDAYDFVSIRPDTVWQAVDSTKNPVGIVFRLFPKGYAGKIPVTAGIDLAGIITGITIAGQGEILKETRGLGSRILEPWFAEQFKGKSEYQVKLKKDGGDIDAITGATVSSRAVCNGINKGTAAFKCFLADTTKKGFISKVLPDAGQTIDIIKDTAWYALRGCDTLGIAFVGFCFGYLDTISFLVGVGRDSNITGIEIQQSQETEGMGELIRESEFLDKFKQGKPEAITGATISSSAVIKAVDEAMKRFIVYIK from the coding sequence ATGAAACTAAGTGGAAAAGTGATACCGCTGATCATGCTGGCTGCGGTCATTTGCCTTAGCATTTTTGTACTATCATTCGTCTATGCCTTTACCGAAGCGCCGGCCGATACAGCAGCCAACAGGATCGCTTTCGCTGACCTTCACCGGGTAATCGACGCTTACGATTTTGTATCGATCAGACCCGATACGGTATGGCAAGCCGTGGATTCGACAAAAAATCCGGTCGGGATCGTATTTCGCCTTTTTCCCAAGGGCTATGCAGGGAAGATCCCGGTCACGGCCGGCATCGATCTCGCAGGGATCATCACCGGGATCACGATCGCCGGTCAGGGAGAGATCCTCAAGGAAACACGCGGTCTGGGCAGCCGCATCCTTGAACCATGGTTCGCAGAGCAGTTCAAGGGCAAATCCGAATACCAGGTTAAGCTCAAAAAAGACGGCGGGGACATCGACGCGATAACCGGCGCCACTGTTTCCTCGCGGGCGGTCTGCAATGGTATCAACAAAGGCACCGCCGCGTTTAAGTGTTTTCTCGCTGACACGACAAAGAAAGGTTTCATCAGCAAGGTGCTCCCGGATGCCGGACAGACGATCGATATTATCAAGGACACCGCGTGGTACGCCCTGCGGGGCTGCGATACCCTGGGCATCGCGTTTGTCGGGTTCTGCTTCGGATACCTGGACACGATCTCGTTCCTGGTCGGCGTGGGCAGGGACTCGAATATCACGGGTATCGAGATCCAGCAGTCACAGGAAACCGAGGGAATGGGTGAGCTGATCAGAGAGAGCGAGTTCCTCGATAAGTTCAAGCAGGGAAAACCCGAAGCCATTACCGGCGCGACGATCTCTTCAAGCGCCGTGATCAAGGCTGTCGATGAAGCGATGAAGCGCTTCATAGTTTATATCAAGTGA
- a CDS encoding Rnf-Nqr domain containing protein — translation MKQPALIPFSAADTKENPSMCWLLGLCPVLAVTTSTINSIAISAVFFIVLVMTKLAMAVTRKWTDPGAGITVFLLLIISSTLTATADMGTKTFFPDLHISLGIYLSLIAVNCMIISRPNKRTITDALKTGLGYVVIIVIIGIAREVLGKGTLLGDTILGSGFRASPVSFFILPSGAFLVMAFIIAFINSHHGQRKLQEQNRGKT, via the coding sequence GTGAAACAACCCGCGCTTATCCCGTTTTCAGCCGCTGACACAAAAGAAAATCCCTCAATGTGCTGGCTCCTGGGTCTGTGTCCGGTCCTTGCAGTCACAACTTCGACCATAAACAGCATCGCGATCAGCGCTGTTTTTTTCATCGTTCTTGTCATGACGAAACTGGCCATGGCGGTGACCAGGAAATGGACTGATCCCGGTGCCGGCATCACTGTTTTTCTGCTCCTGATCATAAGTTCAACACTGACCGCGACCGCAGATATGGGCACAAAGACATTTTTCCCCGATTTGCACATCTCACTGGGTATATACCTGTCATTGATCGCCGTTAATTGTATGATCATTTCGCGACCGAATAAAAGGACCATTACTGACGCTTTAAAAACCGGCCTGGGTTATGTAGTGATCATTGTGATCATAGGAATCGCGCGGGAAGTGCTGGGCAAGGGCACCCTGCTCGGTGATACAATACTGGGAAGCGGTTTCCGGGCATCACCCGTATCATTCTTTATTCTGCCGTCGGGCGCTTTCCTGGTCATGGCATTTATAATTGCCTTTATCAATTCACACCACGGACAGCGCAAACTACAAGAACAAAACCGTGGTAAAACATAA
- a CDS encoding Rnf-Nqr domain containing protein — protein sequence MKYAWFIIIGSVFVNNLILVRFLGICTLFCPGAKLKEFLKISITLMAVMIASSWLGWIAYYGILKPLNLIFLKLPVFVLLTAVLVQAAVFFFRKKMPGLHVLLGGYLLLFTAHCAVLGIILLAIEQNLDFLQTTAFTLGSGLGGLLVMLVFSAIRESVKFAPVPRAFKGYAIDFVALSLMSLAFLGFIGFLGIF from the coding sequence ATGAAGTACGCATGGTTCATCATCATAGGGTCGGTCTTTGTCAACAACCTGATCCTGGTGCGGTTCTTGGGGATATGCACGCTTTTCTGTCCCGGCGCGAAGCTGAAAGAATTCCTCAAGATCAGCATAACGCTCATGGCGGTCATGATCGCCTCATCATGGCTCGGCTGGATTGCCTACTACGGGATCCTGAAACCCTTGAACCTGATTTTTCTTAAACTCCCCGTGTTCGTGCTGCTTACCGCCGTTTTGGTGCAAGCAGCGGTCTTTTTCTTTAGGAAAAAAATGCCGGGTCTGCACGTGTTACTGGGTGGTTATCTGCTTTTATTCACAGCTCATTGCGCGGTACTGGGGATAATATTACTGGCTATTGAACAAAACCTGGATTTCCTGCAGACCACAGCATTCACCCTGGGCAGCGGTCTGGGCGGACTCCTGGTCATGCTGGTGTTCTCTGCGATCAGGGAAAGTGTCAAATTCGCACCGGTTCCGCGCGCGTTCAAGGGCTACGCTATCGACTTTGTTGCCTTAAGCCTTATGTCTCTGGCGTTTTTGGGGTTTATCGGCTTTCTGGGAATATTTTAA
- a CDS encoding DUF4384 domain-containing protein yields MNAILLVLSLIASLNPAGDPSGAGGSPATLSSSDGIELWVNNGDLTYQTGDKLKIYFRVPYDCYVAVYDIEVSGERSRLFPSADDEEEGWVKAGRVYELPSPDDNFEYEVNGPGGTETIVLLVSTKDVPEYESDEAVTDDVVRRSLELNIREPEPVLLRIVSNPKKCRIYIENVGTGDEEYVGKAPYTIELKPGEYVVRIRKTWYRTLTRRIYLEPGEHRRVFVKLWEE; encoded by the coding sequence ATGAACGCAATATTGCTGGTCCTTAGCTTGATCGCCTCCCTAAACCCTGCAGGAGACCCGTCCGGTGCGGGCGGGTCTCCCGCGACCCTTTCCAGCAGCGACGGCATCGAGCTCTGGGTAAACAATGGTGACCTGACGTACCAGACCGGCGACAAGCTCAAGATCTATTTCAGGGTTCCGTACGACTGCTATGTGGCGGTCTACGACATCGAGGTTTCGGGCGAGCGCAGTCGGCTGTTCCCGTCGGCAGACGATGAAGAAGAAGGATGGGTCAAAGCCGGCCGAGTCTACGAGCTGCCATCGCCGGACGACAATTTCGAGTACGAAGTCAACGGTCCAGGAGGCACTGAGACGATCGTCCTGCTGGTGTCGACAAAAGACGTGCCGGAATATGAAAGCGATGAGGCGGTTACAGACGATGTGGTCAGGCGGTCTTTGGAACTGAATATCAGAGAACCGGAGCCGGTCCTGCTGCGGATCGTCTCGAACCCCAAGAAATGCCGCATCTACATTGAAAACGTCGGGACCGGTGATGAGGAATACGTCGGCAAGGCGCCGTACACGATCGAACTGAAACCCGGAGAGTACGTCGTGAGGATCAGGAAGACATGGTACCGGACCCTCACGCGCAGGATCTATCTTGAGCCGGGTGAACACCGGCGCGTGTTCGTGAAACTTTGGGAGGAATGA